The genomic stretch AAGAAAATGCCTGGTGTGATGTACTTAAACCTAGCCGGAAATCATCTGTCTGCTTTGGAAGCCGATACATTTAAATCTCTACTTGACTTAGAAGAATTGGACTTAAGCGATAATAAGCTTCGATCCCTACCCGACGATATTTTCTCTGAAAATACAGAACTTGCCACCCTTCATATTCAAAGAAACCCCATCGACTCAGTTTATGGACTGCAAATTTCGGACTTACTAACTTTAAACGCTGGACAAACCGAGATCAAATTCGTTGGACCGTCTATGTTCAATGGCATGACCTACATTGCCAATCTTAACCTTAGCGGAAACAGTATTGAAAAGATTCACAACCAAGCCTTCCACAAATTAGTCGAGCTAAACTACCTGGATCTCTCCTACAATAATTTGGACTTCATTTCGAGCATTCTCATCAAAGAAAATATCGAACtagatattttcaaaatttccaATAACGTAAACCTTAAGCATTTGCCTGTCGAAGGATTCAACTGCTCTGCTGAACAattcaatatctatttcttcGACGCGTCCAACTGTGGCCTAGAAGAGATATATGACGATTCGCTTAAAACCTTTACAGCGCTGTCACAAATAAATCTGTCTGGAAACAAAATCAAATCTATTAGTAACCGTGTTTTCTCTCGAAGCCCGaaattgattgaaattaatttatcttataactACTTGACCACGCTCGATAGTAAAGTATTTGAGAAGAACAAGGATCTCGGTAAGTTAAACCTGCAAGGAAACCCTCTTAAAGTACTTTCCGCCGAATTATTCGTTCATACACCGATGCTGACCTGGTTAGACATGAGTCACGCGGAACTAACTAGTCTCTGGAAGGTAGAAAAGAACCAACCGTCAACACTCCTTAACAATCTGAGTTTCTTAAATGTATCACACAACCGAATTGTAGAAATTAAACAAACAGAAATGGATACTTTGAAGAAACTGCGCACTCTTGATGTAAGTAACAACTTATTGGCTTGTAGCCGTGAATTTGAAAACCTTATGACCTGGCTCAGTAACCACAAAGTTTCACCCAATGCCAACACTGCTAGTATTGCAAACTTAGCTGAGGACGCTAAAGAGGAGGACGGCACCTACAGTTGGGAATTCCTTACCCATAAAACTTGTGGTACTCCTATGCCACACCCCGTTGAAACTTTGCCCTCAGTATCAGATGAAGAAATATGGGAAAGAATCGACAAGGATGCTGATGGCAACTTTGATCTTAAAGATACTCTTGATGACGGTAAGATCGCGGATGATACAAAAATGGTTAATGAAGATGACAACACTGACGCCGATGACGAAGACGAAGATGGTGAAGAAGAGGAAGATGAAGATGAATCAGGTGAAGATTATGACGAAGACGATGATAACGTTGATCTCAAAGTAAAACTTATCGAGAAACCGTCATCGACATCTCCTAAGCCGACGGAAAAATCCCAAAATGACCGAATGAAGATAGACATAAAACTTCTAGAAAACGACAACATGTATGACGACCTCGAACCGGAAGTATACGTTCAATCGTCCGTGAAAGACGAGGAGCACGGCCACTATGACTATCTATGGCCGATGCTAATTGCAATTTTGGGAGCGATATTGCTTTTAATCCTAATCGGCAAAGTTGTAATGCTCGTATGCAGTAAACGGAACAAGCAAATAAGATACAACAGTGCCATAATCGCGGCCATGAGCCATCAAGGCCGTACAAAGAAGGACTGCGGTTTAGTATACCAACAGCTATCGGAGGACCTGACGGGTCCGGCCACGCCGAAACTGAACCGCTACGCGCCCCTACACAACGTCGCCGTGAAGGCTTCAAACATGTCGTACGAAAGTAGTCCATTCCACCACAGCAATATCGTTCCTGAGGCGGTGTAAAACGGTACAAATTAACATCATTCTAAGCAATTAAATTAACAACTgcgttaacttttatttaagcaGTAAGTGATAGATATAAGCGCTAGTCAAAACTACCTACATATCTCAAAAATTAAGCATGCATTAAGTGCCTTCAAGATATTTCTGAACAATAAAACTTCCGAATCTTTAAATCTAGCGCTTGTCTTATGATTATAGAGAAGAAAGTAACACTTGGAAGTGAAATTACAACAAATTCATGtaagatatacataattatatattatacaaattagttgataggtattattttatgtacttataattaataaaaattaaaccttaattgttatattcttTTATTGATAACATTGAATAAATTGGTAACAGtaacaaaaactattattttaattgttttattaataacaatcagTATATAGTCAAGGAGTCCTCCAGGAGTTTCGTTAAATCTTCTTCAGATTGTGGTACAGGAGCTATTTTTAGCAAACGATGCTGAAAAAAGaaatatgcaataaatattgattCATTGATGTAAACAGTTTTGTTTGTTGGATtttgatcttttttttattacttgtcATTAATGAAATAAGTTCACAAATGTAATTCTAATATTAGCTTTCATACAtggttacatattttaatttattttaaacaattttatcatttaaaatactcGTTACAAAATCGTCTAAACATATatatcattgaaaaaaaatagctCCAATTAGTCTAAAGAGCAATGAACGTAGAGacgaattaaatcaatatttgtatttttttataatatatgctaTACAATTACATACGTGTACATTTGCTATGAAatgtaattgatttatttaaaaaataatacttctgCAAACTTATAAAGTCTATGAACTTTTAATCTGAGAAGTGAAGACCACCAATATttacaacataataaaaaaaaattgttttacctGCGGTAAGGCTCCTTTAACGAGCTTAGGAATATCCTCTATACTGTAACCCAAGCTTGACAGTCCATTACCAATGCCCAGTTTATCCATATACCCCAGAATAGTATCAGCGAGTACTTTGCCAGCATCCGCCTGCTTCTTCGCTGATATATCAGTGCCGAGGAGTTGTGCTGCTTCGAGGTGCTTGTCAGGGTCACTTGCAGCAGTGAAACGGAACACAGCTGGTGCTGTTACGGTAACTGCTAACCCGTGCGGTATTATTGGGTCAGAGCTGAAAAGTAGCgtgtttttattatgttttatgtttagtacatgtaaaaatatatgtaaatgtgaAGTAGATATGTGACAACCACTATTAAATCAGTCATTTCAAGAAATCTTGAAAAAATGCTtctgcatatatttttataattatacatgaaGGGCCCcacatcttttaaaataaaatcttatggGTGACGCTCGCTTACGACATATCTTAGTGTATTTGACAATAAGCGTGTAATAATGgcagtgtaaatatatttataataattaaattataatatgacgTGAGGAATTCCCCGTTGTGGATTTTTATATCGATAATTATAAACCTCCATTATATAAGATTATGTTTAGTTAAACACATGTTTTTTCTCTTTCTATCATCTTTGATTTGACATACTAAAGAAGAATGCGGccttgttttaattattcagCCCGTAATAACCATTTATGTAAAAACGATAAGTATAGACTACAGGAAAACAGTAATATCCTAACCTGCCTTCTGAgctaaataagaattttatttacttcccGATCGTAGCGCCATCTACCTAAACCAACCAATCCCGGTGAAAACGTTTAAATCATTATATCTACTACTCTGGCTAACACACAGTACCAACATATTTGCTGTAGATTTTGTTacaacattgttttataataattaaatacaaagaaattaaaaacagaaCAATATTTTGGTTTCCAAACGTCTCAagcaatttatacaaattaagtaaatgtaaatacactagtctcattatttaaaaaaaaaagttttttttttttaattaatagctaAGACTAGTCTTGGGTCAACTAGTATATTATTAGATGGTCTTACCCACcaccaaatataaataagataaaacgaCGTACCCATAGTCTTCAGGCACATAAGTCTTAACATTTCCGGCGATAGGGTAAGCCAAGCCGTGGCAAAGGTGAACACCAGCATTGCCGATACCCACTCCAGCCATCGTCGCTGCGAGGTGCATGCTGGACCGAGCCTCTATGTCATCGGGGTTATTCACCGAACGAGTGAAGTATTTCTGAAGcgcctataaaaaaaatatagcaatttATTAATGTACACTATAAAtagttaagatttatttagtatatgatAGAATTAGATTACAAGGCTGGGCACGAGCTCTTTAAGATGAAACAGCAAATAACAATTGAAACTATAATGTAGTGCAAAATTATAAGCATTACCGTATATGTCCCCTTTGCttttagttcaagtttgctttataagaaatttcatcaattgaggtgcaaaagtaaattaaagagCAACAGACTTATCATCGCATTTATAATGTAGTATAGAAGTTCggtatactaaatatttaatacaaggtAAAACCCACAATCTCGTGGTAGGAATATTAGGAGACCGAAGCTAATTGAGCATATGACATTAGCAATATATAGTAGTAGGAATTAAATCGatactgatattatattataacgatTTCAAGATCAAATTACTTAATCGAAATTGATGAACGATACAAAGCAAGGAATCCAAAAGATGAACGTAGACTATATTGTCCAAACCTTAGAATTTGAGCGAACAGATACAGACTGGCAAAGAAATGGGTATCCAAATATTATCATACCTGCAAACAAAATCGAGACCAAACATCTGATATTGGATTGCTTCCTTGGTAAACTGGTCGCAGTGCTGGATTTTCTGGAGCAGGTCCTCTTTCCGTATAAGGTATGGCTGTGAAGCTCTCGAGGGCATGGCAGAATATATCAAATCCTGAGTAAATAGCCACATTTCGGGGTACTGTAAGTGTGTGCAATGGGTCTATGAGGGCCAGAATTGGACGTAGCGCTGAGTGTGCTATGCCTGTCTTTGCATTTATTTCCTCATAATCAAACACGCTCATGCCAGTTGTTTCGCTCCCTGTTCCACTTGTTGTTGGTACTGaaaaacattattgtatattgatgAGTGTTCTTATAATAGCatgtttttttaacagaaatttctataaaaaaaagtttaatataaatactaatagcACCAATTTTAAAAGGCTGACTACAGTAACACGCCTAAGGTTCATAACATTAAGCATAGCCCAAATATACATATGAATATATCTAAATTAGTTAGTGTAACTAAATACACAATATCATTTCTCAATTCTTCTCCATTGGATTCATCAACACTTCAAACATaccaattttacttttattatagatCTGTTTACTcaacaataaagaaaatattatgttacaatGAATCGGTGATAAAATAGCAATAACATTATTTTCGTAActcaaagtaaaaaataaacttagtgTCTATTAATGTTGATCttaaacattgaaaaattaagaatatatatcacattgaaaatatttataataaataataggtatttttgcagcaatttataatgatttgcATATCAACAACATATGgcaaaatgtattcaatatgcATACATTGATAACGATAACTTAGTTTGTTCAGAAAACAATTCTCACTTCTATGTATGGCTGCAGCTCCAAAGCTTTCAACTCTTGGTAATGTTAGATCTTaacgataatttaaaaacaaaatactacaCACTCGCAATTAATGGTTTCAGCTGCACAGTAACCGGCTTTCCTTTACCAACTGGCTGGTTAACATAGTCAAGAAATTCCGCATTTGGGTCACAATAGTAGAGATTTGCTGCTTTGCAAGTATCCATCACCGACCCTCCACCGATTGCCACAAAGCTATCAAATTCACCTTCTTTTGCAAATTTGATAGCATctttgaaactaaaataatataaattttaataacaccaAATTGAAAAACTGTTTGGTAACAACCTTATCTTATCCTTAAATTTTGATAGTGtgtattaatgtaaaataatagcaataaaataaaagataacaaACTGtagtaagtttttataataacacaatattaataaaaaaaacaaaatgaaaaaataatagaaataaatagtgACCACTACATGTATcagtttgtatattaaaaaaaacaaatagttatGATCGCATCatcatagtgaggaaaccttgtgtctaatttcattgaaattcacatgtgtattccaccaagccattggaacagtgtggtggaatatgttccaaagcctctccttaatgggagaggaggccttaatccagcagtgggaaatttacaggctgttctgtTACTTTTACTACTACATCTTTTTTATAGGACTTATACTTCAACTATGTTTTAAGGCCCTCAAAGCCACAGACAATCTattagctttaaaaaaaaaaaacgttatttacCTTGAATCAGACGGTTCCACTTTTACTTTATCATACACTTTGTAATTAACTCCATTTTTCGTCAGCGAGTCCAGAACCGCCTTCATAGGACTTAAAGATACAACATTCGGATCAGTCATAACACAGACATTTTTTGATCCCAAATTGACCAGGTCTTGACCAACTTCTTTCGTAACACCCAGTCCATATCTGACTGTCGAACATTTTATCtgaaatttgaaaaacatatatatttattaataaattgaagtaGTTAGAAACATGATGCATCattctaatgtaaataattaacattaagaaCACAAACTAACTTCATGGAAACATttgtatgatttattaaaatggaCACAGAACTGATATTAATGtctttctttatattaaatatccaataatttgatacaatttattCTGAATCAACTTTTTTTGatctcaaataaatatttagcaaaGTGGCAATAAAACAtggaattcattttaattaaaatttaagtactGTTCATGTTAATCTTAATAATCTTCTAAATGGTCATGACTTTGCTTTATACCCGAGTTAAAGTACCCAATAAGTGAAATTATTAcactttttatatgaattaaataaattatgatgctGGTTTGTTTGATTACAACTGGAAAAAAAGATGAAACATTGAGTGAAAAAatcttctaattttattttacattttaattacctCAAAAGCATAATCTTTTGATAATGTTGAATTGGTAACTTGAAAGTTTCCTGTATGGCTGTGTGCAGGACATTGACACCtaaaacacacatacatataagtaaaatta from Vanessa cardui chromosome 1, ilVanCard2.1, whole genome shotgun sequence encodes the following:
- the LOC124530522 gene encoding toll-like receptor Tollo; protein product: MGARSLEFILLLAVCALAISESVNKTGKKDSKDSENFLFQYEDYDSADDQEVLFNEDRPCPRDCICTVSQGYRTAKCNRLEVGTQKFGDDITDLVIENSDTPIELEDFIFKKIGLHQIATIKIVNSTINYVGPNAFHGLHELYAVNLSDNMLYRLHPETFATNKKLLLLTLSNNPLHFPAPGSDEYFLNASSVQEFDVSYCFAQYINANTFKKMPGVMYLNLAGNHLSALEADTFKSLLDLEELDLSDNKLRSLPDDIFSENTELATLHIQRNPIDSVYGLQISDLLTLNAGQTEIKFVGPSMFNGMTYIANLNLSGNSIEKIHNQAFHKLVELNYLDLSYNNLDFISSILIKENIELDIFKISNNVNLKHLPVEGFNCSAEQFNIYFFDASNCGLEEIYDDSLKTFTALSQINLSGNKIKSISNRVFSRSPKLIEINLSYNYLTTLDSKVFEKNKDLGKLNLQGNPLKVLSAELFVHTPMLTWLDMSHAELTSLWKVEKNQPSTLLNNLSFLNVSHNRIVEIKQTEMDTLKKLRTLDVSNNLLACSREFENLMTWLSNHKVSPNANTASIANLAEDAKEEDGTYSWEFLTHKTCGTPMPHPVETLPSVSDEEIWERIDKDADGNFDLKDTLDDGKIADDTKMVNEDDNTDADDEDEDGEEEEDEDESGEDYDEDDDNVDLKVKLIEKPSSTSPKPTEKSQNDRMKIDIKLLENDNMYDDLEPEVYVQSSVKDEEHGHYDYLWPMLIAILGAILLLILIGKVVMLVCSKRNKQIRYNSAIIAAMSHQGRTKKDCGLVYQQLSEDLTGPATPKLNRYAPLHNVAVKASNMSYESSPFHHSNIVPEAV
- the LOC124530531 gene encoding hydroxyacid-oxoacid transhydrogenase, mitochondrial, translating into MAARKRVFDLLRTINVATCQCPAHSHTGNFQVTNSTLSKDYAFEIKCSTVRYGLGVTKEVGQDLVNLGSKNVCVMTDPNVVSLSPMKAVLDSLTKNGVNYKVYDKVKVEPSDSSFKDAIKFAKEGEFDSFVAIGGGSVMDTCKAANLYYCDPNAEFLDYVNQPVGKGKPVTVQLKPLIAIPTTSGTGSETTGMSVFDYEEINAKTGIAHSALRPILALIDPLHTLTVPRNVAIYSGFDIFCHALESFTAIPYTERGPAPENPALRPVYQGSNPISDVWSRFCLQALQKYFTRSVNNPDDIEARSSMHLAATMAGVGIGNAGVHLCHGLAYPIAGNVKTYVPEDYGSDPIIPHGLAVTVTAPAVFRFTAASDPDKHLEAAQLLGTDISAKKQADAGKVLADTILGYMDKLGIGNGLSSLGYSIEDIPKLVKGALPQHRLLKIAPVPQSEEDLTKLLEDSLTIY